In Streptomyces sp. NBC_01717, one DNA window encodes the following:
- a CDS encoding YchJ family protein, producing MSRRSSRPRQTSAASTRIAPATAITPASPCPCGLSATYADCCGRLHAGAAAPTCEALMRSRYAAFVVQDAAYLLRTWHPDNRPPVIDFDPAMRWVRLEILATTEGSAFHTTGTVTFRAHFTDNGRPDSLHEQSRFVRHEGAWAYSTAVFAD from the coding sequence ATGTCCCGACGCAGCTCACGCCCCCGGCAGACCTCCGCCGCGAGCACCCGGATCGCCCCGGCCACCGCGATCACTCCGGCCTCGCCCTGCCCCTGCGGCCTTTCCGCCACGTACGCCGACTGCTGCGGGCGACTGCACGCCGGGGCCGCCGCACCGACCTGTGAGGCGCTGATGCGTTCGCGGTACGCCGCGTTCGTCGTCCAGGACGCGGCGTACCTGCTCCGCACCTGGCACCCGGACAACCGGCCGCCCGTCATCGACTTCGATCCCGCAATGCGCTGGGTGCGCCTGGAGATCCTGGCGACGACGGAGGGCAGCGCCTTCCACACCACGGGTACGGTCACCTTCCGCGCCCACTTCACGGACAACGGCCGGCCGGACTCGCTCCACGAACAGAGCCGATTCGTCCGGCACGAAGGCGCCTGGGCCTACTCGACAGCGGTCTTCGCCGACTGA
- a CDS encoding helix-turn-helix domain-containing protein translates to MAQESSHRVVMIVSAGSNPFELGVATELFGLRRPELPVPWYDFELCAETPAVRMHHGFFQLTGVAGLDAVDRADTVIVPNRPDPETDPDPAVLEAIRRAAARGSRLVSFCTGTFTLAAAGVLDGRRATTHWRWADAFAARFPQVRLDPDVLFVDDGQIITAAGSAAALDTGLHIVRGDHGAEIAAAVSRRLVFAVHRDGGQRQFVEHPLPDMPDTSLGPLLAWAEERLGTELTVSGLAAHAAVSPATLHRRFRSQLATTPLAWLTERRITLACRLMERGEERLDVVARVSGLGTATNLRAQLRRRTGLTPTEYRRRFAGTR, encoded by the coding sequence ATGGCGCAAGAATCCTCGCACCGGGTCGTGATGATCGTCTCCGCCGGCTCCAACCCGTTCGAGCTGGGCGTGGCCACCGAACTTTTCGGGCTGCGCCGACCCGAGCTGCCGGTGCCCTGGTACGACTTCGAGCTCTGCGCCGAGACCCCGGCCGTGCGTATGCATCACGGCTTCTTCCAGCTCACCGGGGTCGCCGGACTCGACGCCGTCGACCGGGCCGACACCGTCATCGTGCCGAACAGGCCCGACCCGGAGACCGACCCCGACCCGGCCGTCCTCGAAGCGATCCGTCGCGCCGCCGCCCGGGGTTCCCGTCTGGTCAGCTTCTGCACGGGTACCTTCACCCTGGCCGCGGCCGGTGTGCTGGACGGTCGCCGCGCCACCACCCACTGGCGCTGGGCCGATGCCTTCGCCGCCCGCTTCCCGCAGGTCCGCCTCGACCCCGATGTGCTGTTCGTCGACGACGGGCAGATCATCACCGCGGCGGGCAGCGCCGCCGCCCTCGACACGGGCCTCCACATCGTCCGTGGCGACCACGGTGCGGAGATCGCCGCAGCCGTCAGCCGCCGGCTGGTCTTCGCCGTCCACCGCGACGGTGGCCAGCGGCAGTTCGTCGAGCACCCGCTGCCCGACATGCCCGATACCTCGCTGGGCCCGCTGCTCGCCTGGGCCGAGGAGCGCCTCGGTACTGAGCTGACGGTGTCCGGCCTGGCCGCGCACGCCGCCGTCAGTCCTGCCACCCTGCACCGGCGCTTCCGCTCCCAGCTCGCCACCACCCCGCTCGCCTGGCTGACCGAGCGGCGGATCACCCTGGCCTGCCGGCTGATGGAGCGCGGCGAGGAACGTCTCGACGTGGTCGCCCGCGTCAGCGGACTCGGTACGGCGACGAACCTGCGGGCCCAGCTGCGCCGCCGCACGGGGCTCACCCCCACCGAGTACCGCCGACGCTTCGCCGGGACACGGTGA
- a CDS encoding cupin domain-containing protein, with protein sequence MSDHMTTTGPDPVLLSDALKTFEALWSPRIVTRVNDYDVRVAKVRGEHVWHVHEETDEFFLVLDGALDIALREAGGERTVTLDRGAVFVVPRTTWHRPYSAAGASLLLFEPSGTSSVGDRHDEVPDHVEATTGHVLGA encoded by the coding sequence ATGAGCGATCACATGACGACGACCGGCCCGGACCCCGTCCTGCTGAGCGATGCCCTGAAGACCTTCGAGGCGCTGTGGAGCCCCCGGATCGTGACCCGCGTCAACGACTACGACGTGCGGGTCGCCAAGGTCCGGGGCGAGCATGTCTGGCACGTCCATGAGGAGACCGACGAGTTCTTCCTGGTCCTCGACGGCGCCCTGGACATCGCACTGCGCGAGGCCGGCGGGGAGCGGACTGTCACCCTCGACCGGGGCGCGGTGTTCGTCGTCCCGCGCACCACCTGGCACCGGCCGTACTCGGCGGCCGGTGCGTCGCTCCTGCTGTTCGAGCCGTCCGGGACGTCATCGGTGGGCGACCGGCACGACGAGGTGCCCGACCATGTCGAGGCGACAACCGGACACGTACTGGGAGCCTGA
- a CDS encoding SAM-dependent methyltransferase, whose translation MTGHDPQPIEIDTSKPHPARMYDWFLGGKDNYPVDEQMAQQLLALDSRGRDMARVNRAFMHRATRWLAERGVRQFLDIGTGIPTEPNLHQIAQQTAPDARIVYCDNDPIVLAHAAALLRSTPEGATEYIQVDARRPEAILENAGKVLDFSRPIALSLLALLHFLDDEDGAAELVDRLVAQLPSGSYLVLSHTTGDFNPEGAAQASAMYKARGMTLRPRSHAELSAFFDGLELVEPGVTLSADWHPELGEVIDVPGDEPIPGYAGVARKP comes from the coding sequence ATGACCGGGCACGACCCGCAGCCCATCGAGATCGACACCAGCAAGCCGCATCCCGCCCGGATGTACGACTGGTTCCTCGGCGGCAAGGACAACTACCCGGTCGACGAACAGATGGCCCAGCAGCTCCTGGCCCTCGACTCACGGGGCCGAGACATGGCCCGGGTCAACCGCGCCTTCATGCACCGCGCCACCCGCTGGCTCGCCGAGCGGGGGGTACGCCAGTTCCTCGACATCGGCACCGGCATCCCGACCGAGCCCAACCTCCACCAGATCGCCCAGCAGACCGCCCCGGATGCGCGCATCGTCTACTGCGACAACGACCCGATCGTCCTCGCCCACGCGGCGGCCCTGCTGCGTTCCACCCCCGAGGGAGCCACCGAGTACATCCAGGTCGACGCCCGCCGGCCGGAGGCCATCCTCGAGAACGCGGGCAAGGTCCTCGACTTCAGCCGCCCCATCGCGTTGTCCCTGTTGGCCCTGCTGCACTTCCTCGACGACGAGGACGGCGCGGCCGAGCTCGTCGACCGGCTGGTGGCGCAGCTCCCCTCGGGCAGCTATCTGGTGCTCTCGCACACCACAGGGGACTTCAACCCCGAGGGTGCGGCCCAGGCCTCCGCCATGTACAAGGCCCGCGGGATGACGCTGCGCCCACGCTCGCATGCCGAACTCAGCGCGTTCTTCGACGGGCTGGAGCTCGTCGAGCCGGGCGTCACCCTCTCCGCGGACTGGCACCCGGAGCTCGGCGAGGTCATCGACGTGCCGGGCGACGAGCCGATCCCGGGATACGCGGGTGTGGCCCGCAAGCCCTGA
- a CDS encoding DUF397 domain-containing protein — MDPIYNGMPAAELGSEGWYKPWSGGNGGNCVEAMRLADGRVAVRQSADPEGPALIYTPREIAAFIQGAKAGQADFLLTGT, encoded by the coding sequence ATCGACCCCATATACAACGGCATGCCGGCCGCCGAACTCGGCTCCGAGGGCTGGTACAAGCCGTGGAGCGGCGGCAACGGGGGCAACTGCGTCGAGGCCATGAGGCTGGCCGACGGCAGAGTCGCTGTACGCCAGTCCGCGGACCCCGAGGGCCCCGCCCTTATCTACACCCCCCGTGAGATCGCCGCATTCATCCAGGGCGCCAAGGCCGGTCAGGCGGACTTCCTCCTGACCGGAACCTGA
- a CDS encoding helix-turn-helix domain-containing protein: MSEPRSAPTVGQVVLGKRLQDLRERVGLSRDQAAKVLRVAPATIRRMETAEVALKIPYVQLLLKAYGITDGEAESFVELAEEANKPGWWQRFHDVLPDWFSMYVSLEGAASLLRMYEPHFVPGLLQTEEYARSVMRTGAVGQTRPEDIERHVALRMERQALLTRPDAPKLWVVMDETVLRRPVGSAEAMREQTDRLLQATEMPNVTLQIAEFATGHHPGTYGPFVLFRFAVPELPDMVYSEYLTGAVYFDARPEVASYLEVMDRMAAQAATAQRTKEILRDFRKEL, encoded by the coding sequence GTGAGCGAACCGCGGTCCGCCCCGACCGTGGGTCAGGTCGTTCTCGGCAAGCGCCTGCAGGACCTGCGGGAGCGTGTCGGCCTGAGCCGTGACCAGGCCGCCAAGGTGCTGCGGGTCGCTCCTGCGACGATTCGCAGGATGGAGACCGCAGAGGTCGCTCTCAAGATCCCCTATGTGCAACTGCTTCTGAAGGCCTACGGGATCACCGACGGTGAGGCCGAGTCCTTCGTCGAACTCGCCGAGGAGGCCAACAAGCCCGGCTGGTGGCAGCGTTTCCACGACGTCCTGCCCGACTGGTTCAGCATGTACGTCAGCCTGGAGGGCGCCGCGAGCCTCCTGCGCATGTACGAACCGCACTTCGTCCCCGGACTCCTGCAGACCGAGGAGTACGCACGTTCGGTGATGCGCACCGGCGCCGTCGGCCAGACCCGGCCCGAGGACATCGAGCGCCATGTGGCGCTGCGGATGGAGCGGCAGGCGCTGCTGACCCGCCCGGACGCCCCGAAGCTGTGGGTGGTGATGGACGAGACGGTCCTGCGCCGTCCCGTCGGCAGCGCCGAAGCCATGCGCGAGCAGACCGACCGACTGCTCCAGGCGACCGAGATGCCCAATGTGACGTTGCAGATCGCGGAGTTCGCGACCGGCCACCACCCCGGTACCTACGGACCGTTCGTCCTCTTCCGCTTCGCCGTCCCCGAACTGCCCGACATGGTGTACAGCGAGTACCTGACCGGCGCCGTCTACTTCGACGCACGCCCCGAGGTGGCCTCCTACCTCGAAGTCATGGACCGCATGGCGGCTCAGGCCGCAACTGCACAACGCACGAAGGAAATCCTCCGGGACTTCCGCAAGGAGCTGTGA
- a CDS encoding ATP-binding protein, protein MAPGSALIPRHVDLTPGTEALRYCFALPAQPESVAGARRLTRARLDEWRLDADAHEAAVLVVSELVTNAVVHTASARVVCELHRLERRLRIAVQDQGHQPGGPKLRRTADDEHGRGLLLVDAMSSAWGSRDAGDGSGRIVWAELSHGTEQSC, encoded by the coding sequence GTGGCACCTGGCAGTGCGCTCATCCCCCGGCACGTCGACCTCACCCCCGGGACGGAAGCGCTCCGGTACTGCTTCGCACTGCCCGCTCAGCCGGAATCGGTGGCAGGTGCACGGCGGCTGACGCGGGCCCGGTTGGACGAGTGGCGGCTGGACGCGGACGCACACGAAGCGGCGGTCCTGGTCGTCTCGGAACTGGTCACCAATGCGGTGGTGCACACCGCGAGCGCTCGCGTCGTGTGCGAGCTGCACCGTCTCGAAAGACGGCTGCGTATAGCCGTACAGGATCAAGGACACCAGCCCGGTGGCCCGAAGCTGCGCCGCACGGCCGATGACGAACACGGGCGCGGCCTGCTGCTCGTCGATGCGATGAGCAGCGCCTGGGGGTCCCGCGACGCCGGGGACGGCTCGGGTCGCATCGTCTGGGCAGAACTGTCGCACGGCACGGAGCAGTCATGTTGA